The following are from one region of the Pocillopora verrucosa isolate sample1 chromosome 3, ASM3666991v2, whole genome shotgun sequence genome:
- the LOC131793053 gene encoding RNA-binding protein NOB1-like isoform X2 produces MADQMANEDSGKVQHIVADSAAFLKNAPLHEMCENVYTVEDVVNEIRDAATRQRLAVLPYKINFREPSIEALHAVTEFAKQTGDFRSLSVVDLKVLALTYQLEKEHCGIDHIKTKPTKQVEITQGFAGKTVPGFFMEKKPKEESEETELRDERTVCRTVDSDKTTGTDGQQNNTPNTSDECETNAIDTSRTEISTAAEIDKNNDSTAQEITTGMEALTANDPTLNDSKDDDEGFEENDNNVDGEDDLDSDIEDDDDGWITPDNIKQIKNQMGKGSQNALPANVTVGCLTTDFAMQNVLIQMGLHVISLDGMLIREARSYVLKCYACFRVTCQLEKKFCPSCGNSTLVKVSVSVDEDGITHYHLPNRKKPFNIRGKKFPLPRPQGGRHSNNPVLTEDQPRGQHRLPRKKDNMNVFDPNYIARSSPFAAKDVTSRASQLGYHLKGAQDYQNRRNPNEVRKKSGRRKK; encoded by the exons ATGGCGGATCAGATGGCTAATGAGGACAGTGGTAAAGTACAGCACATTGTGGCGGACTCGGCcgcttttttgaaaaatgcgCCGCTTCATGAAATGTGTGAAAATGTTTATACAGTTGAGGATGTTGTGAATGAGATCAGAGACGCAGCAACTAGACAGCGTTTGGCTGTGTTGCCATACAAAATCAACTTTAGAGAGCCTTCAATAGAAGCACTACATGCGG TGACTGAATTTGCAAAGCAGACAGGAGATTTTCGAAGTCTTTCTGTCGTTGACCTAAAGGTCCTGGCTCTCACTTATCAACTAGAAAAGGAACATTGTGGCATTGATCACATTAAGACCAAACCCACCAAACAG GTAGAAATAACTCAAGGATTTGCAGGAAAGACAGTCCCTGGCTTCTTTATGGAAAAA AAGCCAAAAGAGGAAAGTGAAGAAACTGAGCTAAGAGATGAAAGAACAGTGTGCCGCACAGTTGACAGTGATAAAACTACAGGAACAGATGGACAACAGAACAATACACCAAATACAAGTGATGAATGTGAGACAAATGCAATTGATACATCAAGAACTGAAATAAGCACAGCtgctgaaattgataaaaacaatGACTCTACTGCTCAGGAAATTACAACTGGTATGGAGGCACTGACAGCAAATGATCCAACATTAAATGACTCTAAAGATGATGATGAGGGATTTGAGGAAAATGATAACAATGTTGATGGTGAGGATGATTTAGACAGTGATAT tgaggatgatgatgatggttgGATTACACCTGATAACATAAAGCAAATTAAGAATCAGATGGGGAAAGGAAGCCAGAATGCTTTGCCAGCTAATGTGACTGTAGGCTGCCTTACAACTGATTTTGCAATGCAG AATGTATTGATTCAAATGGGTCTTCATGTGATATCACTTGATGGTATGCTGATCAGGGAAGCGCGCAGTTATGTGTTGAAATGCTATGCTTGTTTCAG AGTGACATGTCAGCTGGAGAAAAAGTTCTGCCCATCATGTGGTAATAGCACTTTGGTGAAGGTGTCTGTTAGTGTTGATGAGGATGGTATAACCCATTACCATCTGCCTAACAGAAAGAAACCGTTTAACATCAGAGGAAAAAAG ttccccCTCCCTCGGCCCCAAGGTGGTCGCCACAGTAACAACCCAGTCCTCACTGAGGACCAACCCCGTGGTCAGCATCGTCTCCCGCGGAAGAAAGATAACATGAATGTGTTTGATCCTAATTACATCGCGCGCAGCTCACCATTCGCCGCGAAAGATGTAACAAGCCGCGCCTCGCAACTCGGTTATCACTTGAAAGGTGCTCAAGATTATCAGAATAGACGGAATCCAAACGAGGTCAGGAAAAAATCTGGACGGAGAAAGAAGTAG
- the LOC131793053 gene encoding RNA-binding protein NOB1-like isoform X1 — MADQMANEDSGKVQHIVADSAAFLKNAPLHEMCENVYTVEDVVNEIRDAATRQRLAVLPYKINFREPSIEALHAVTEFAKQTGDFRSLSVVDLKVLALTYQLEKEHCGIDHIKTKPTKQVEITQGFAGKTVPGFFMEKKPKEESEETELRDERTVCRTVDSDKTTGTDGQQNNTPNTSDECETNAIDTSRTEISTAAEIDKNNDSTAQEITTGMEALTANDPTLNDSKDDDEGFEENDNNVDGEDDLDSDIEEDCEHENGDDFGEDDDDGWITPDNIKQIKNQMGKGSQNALPANVTVGCLTTDFAMQNVLIQMGLHVISLDGMLIREARSYVLKCYACFRVTCQLEKKFCPSCGNSTLVKVSVSVDEDGITHYHLPNRKKPFNIRGKKFPLPRPQGGRHSNNPVLTEDQPRGQHRLPRKKDNMNVFDPNYIARSSPFAAKDVTSRASQLGYHLKGAQDYQNRRNPNEVRKKSGRRKK, encoded by the exons ATGGCGGATCAGATGGCTAATGAGGACAGTGGTAAAGTACAGCACATTGTGGCGGACTCGGCcgcttttttgaaaaatgcgCCGCTTCATGAAATGTGTGAAAATGTTTATACAGTTGAGGATGTTGTGAATGAGATCAGAGACGCAGCAACTAGACAGCGTTTGGCTGTGTTGCCATACAAAATCAACTTTAGAGAGCCTTCAATAGAAGCACTACATGCGG TGACTGAATTTGCAAAGCAGACAGGAGATTTTCGAAGTCTTTCTGTCGTTGACCTAAAGGTCCTGGCTCTCACTTATCAACTAGAAAAGGAACATTGTGGCATTGATCACATTAAGACCAAACCCACCAAACAG GTAGAAATAACTCAAGGATTTGCAGGAAAGACAGTCCCTGGCTTCTTTATGGAAAAA AAGCCAAAAGAGGAAAGTGAAGAAACTGAGCTAAGAGATGAAAGAACAGTGTGCCGCACAGTTGACAGTGATAAAACTACAGGAACAGATGGACAACAGAACAATACACCAAATACAAGTGATGAATGTGAGACAAATGCAATTGATACATCAAGAACTGAAATAAGCACAGCtgctgaaattgataaaaacaatGACTCTACTGCTCAGGAAATTACAACTGGTATGGAGGCACTGACAGCAAATGATCCAACATTAAATGACTCTAAAGATGATGATGAGGGATTTGAGGAAAATGATAACAATGTTGATGGTGAGGATGATTTAGACAGTGATATTGAGGAGGATTGTGAGCATGAAAATGGTGATGATTTTggtgaggatgatgatgatggttgGATTACACCTGATAACATAAAGCAAATTAAGAATCAGATGGGGAAAGGAAGCCAGAATGCTTTGCCAGCTAATGTGACTGTAGGCTGCCTTACAACTGATTTTGCAATGCAG AATGTATTGATTCAAATGGGTCTTCATGTGATATCACTTGATGGTATGCTGATCAGGGAAGCGCGCAGTTATGTGTTGAAATGCTATGCTTGTTTCAG AGTGACATGTCAGCTGGAGAAAAAGTTCTGCCCATCATGTGGTAATAGCACTTTGGTGAAGGTGTCTGTTAGTGTTGATGAGGATGGTATAACCCATTACCATCTGCCTAACAGAAAGAAACCGTTTAACATCAGAGGAAAAAAG ttccccCTCCCTCGGCCCCAAGGTGGTCGCCACAGTAACAACCCAGTCCTCACTGAGGACCAACCCCGTGGTCAGCATCGTCTCCCGCGGAAGAAAGATAACATGAATGTGTTTGATCCTAATTACATCGCGCGCAGCTCACCATTCGCCGCGAAAGATGTAACAAGCCGCGCCTCGCAACTCGGTTATCACTTGAAAGGTGCTCAAGATTATCAGAATAGACGGAATCCAAACGAGGTCAGGAAAAAATCTGGACGGAGAAAGAAGTAG
- the LOC131793052 gene encoding carboxypeptidase D, which produces MESKLPATKWRTLWLAILVYYVYGVNEAHCDILPVRPIHHNNTALRQVLEALTAKYPNITRLYSIGKSYQGKSLWVIEITKNPGKHMPGKPEFKYVANMHGNEVVGRELLLQLADHLCSNYGRDQRITKLIDTTRIHLLPSMNPDGWESSHVGCTGIKGRFNANGVDLNRNFPDPYEGQTNELQPETQAIMNWIHREPFVLSANLHGGTLVANYPFDNLPSELKRSATRVYYSSPDDDIFVNIAKLYSYTHPTMHNGNPLCPIQRTEKFPDGITNGAAWYPISGGMQDYNYYKTNCFEITLELGCCKYPPARYLYSYWRANREALLKYIELVHNTGIRGFVFDEKGRPIEGAKIIIENRAKKVKTYKDGDYWRLLVPGSYIVRVAKKKYKNSRKTITIDPDAIAYANFTLVRKRSKNLNRRRPVTKMNPVAQPFKSPNNVSFHKIVTHRDKLRLSAKSPGKSASTVSRLSIMASLVCFVLVALLK; this is translated from the exons ATGGAAAGTAAGTTACCagcaacaaaatggcggactCTCTGGCTAGCGATTCTTGTGTACTATGTTTACGGAGTGAATGAGGCCCACTGTGATATCCTGCCTGTGCGACCCATCCACCATAACAACACTGCATTACGTCAGGTACTGGAGGCGCTGACAGCCAAGTATCCTAACATCACACGGCTGTATTCCATTGGTAAATCCTACCAGGGCAAGAGCTTATGGGTAATCGAGATCACAAAGAATCCTGGGAAACATATGCCCGGCAAACCTGAGTTCAAGTACGTGGCAAATATGCATGGAAACGAGGTTGTGGGACGCGAGTTGCTTTTGCAGTTAGCTGACCATTTGTGTTCAAACTACGGGCGCGACCAGAGGATAACGAAACTAATTGATACAACTCGAATACATCTGTTACCATCAATGAACCCTGATGGATGGGAGAGTTCTCATGTGGGCTGCACGGGGATTAAAGGTAGATTCAACGCAAACGGGGTGGATTTAAATAGAAATTTTCCAGACCCTTATGAAGGACAAACTAATGAACTGCAGCCGGAGACACAAGCTATTATGAACTGGATTCATCGGGAACCATTTGTTCTGTCAGCAAACTTACACGGTGGGACATTAGTTGCCAACTATCCATTTGACAACCTCCCAAGTGAGCTCAAGAGGTCCGCTACTAGAGTATACTACAGCTCCCCGGATGACGACATTTTTGTCAATATCGCCAAACTTTATTCTTATACACATCCCACAATGCACAACGGGAATCCTCTATGTCCGATCCAGAGAACAGAGAAGTTTCCTGACGGGATCACAAACGGTGCAGCTTGGTATCCAATTTCTGGAGGAATGCAGGACTACAATTATTATAAAAC aaactGCTTCGAGATCACTCTGGAACTTGGTTGCTGTAAGTACCCCCCGGCTCGTTACCTCTACTCCTACTGGCGCGCAAACCGAGAGGCCTTGCTCAAGTACATCGAATTGGTGCATAACACAGGAATAAGGGGCTTTGTTTTTGACGAGAAGGGCCGTCCGATTGAAGGCGCGAAAATCATCATCGAGAACCGCGCCAAAAAGGTAAAGACCTATAAGGATGGGGACTATTGGCGTTTATTAGTGCCTGGAAGTTACATCGTCCGAGtggctaaaaaaaaatacaaaaattcaagaaagacAATCACGATTGATCCAGATGCCATCGCATATGCTAACTTCACTCTTGTAAGGAAGAGATCGAAGAATCTTAACAGGCGTCGACCAGTTACGAAGATGAATCCTGTGGCTCAGCCGTTCAAGTCACCCAATAACGTGTCTTTCCACAAGATTGTCACTCACAGGGATAAACTACGGCTATCAGCAAAGTCTCCAGGAAAGTCTGCTTCTACTGTGTCGCGTCTTTCCATCATGGCTAGtcttgtttgctttgttttagtCGCTCTATTGAAATAA